The genomic stretch TGGTATTAATGCTTTagcagtgacacaggctgcatattTGTAAACCTTAGATTGGTGCATCTCATGTAGCATAGTGCATATGTTACCCATTCATCTCAGTTGTCAGGCTTCCTTTTCAGCTTGGATGGTTCTTATGTattgatgtgtttttatgtctgttTTCAGAACAGATGCTGAACGAAGACGATGGGGTCCATAGCGTCTGCATATACCAGCCGTGTGGCTTCCTCGAAGCAGGCTAATAACACAAATGTTGAAGAGGATGACGATCTGTTGGCTGGAAGAGACAGAGAGGAAGATATTGCACAGTTTCCCTATGTTGAGTTTACTGGACGAGACAGTATTACCTGTCCATCCTGCCAGGGCACCGGGTGCATCCCAACAGGTGATCAATGCAGTAACTATGTCCAGTCAGGGTTTACGCCAAGCACAAATCATGTCATTGGGCTATGTAGGTCCTCAGCGCAGAGCTTGTTTTATTATTATATCAGCTGATAGAAAGTAAGCTAGTTTTAAAGAATGGGAGAAAAgtatttttacttacctagggcttctttcaACTCCCTTTAGTCTTTGAGCTCCCCCGATGTCCTTCCAGTCTGATCCGCTGTGTAGTGTGCCATCTACCTGTGGGGTGCAGGGCACTGTGAATGCACTATCCTGAGCCATGTACTGTGGCAGGATGTGCTGCCAGGTCCTGCAACTTGGCTCAATCGAGGACTACTGTGTATGCGCGGTCCGCATATTTATGGGGCTGACAGCCCTATAGCAGATGGGACTAGGAGGACATTaagggagctgacagactacagtgTGCTgggggaagctccaggtaagtaaaaatcctttgtACCCTAGACGACTCAAACTTGaggattttcacttacctggggcgtcctccagcATCCTGTAGTCCGTGTTTGTATTCGTCCGGTCCTGTCTGTTTTCCTGCAGTCAGCTGCATGGGCAGTTGGAGACTACGGCATATGCGCAACCCTGACCATGTGCCTCTTTTGTCACACTTCTACAGTCCTCTGACTTCAGCTGGACTTCATTGGTTGTGATGAGGCAAAAGAATACCCCTAATATGGTAACTACCTCCACCCAGAATCAGAAGCTGGGATGAGCAAACCTTTGCTTCTAGCAGCTGatcactctaaaggtggccacacacgatgcaattaaaatgatccgattttacggcaattcgataaaaacgatcgcatctccagaaaaaaatcaaaagcttttttttttttttttttcattcgactgaaaaatccgatcggatttcccatttttttcgatttttatctatccggaatgccagatatttttcttcaatttctctaaagattgtatggtgtgtgttagattgtcaatttattaatatacacacccaagcaattttcacagcgtttctaatcatttttatcataattggggggaaaactgaacataggtgtgtggtacattggtcatatttttgaaatgttacaatccgtcagaaaaattgattgcaattcttaaattgaacagatatttaaaaaattgtatggtgtgtggccaccttaactgacaACTGTTCAAATTATTCAGTGATTTGCTAGCCCCAACTTTCTCCTCCTGTGTATAGATAATTAGTGTGTTCTGAAAGCTATGCTCATAGGTTTTCATTGGTtgtgtgcttgttccaggtcagcGACCAAAGACCTAAAGACGCGTGTTTAGCAGTAGCAGCCTTTGTCTTCCTTGTACACAGTATGGTCTCATTCACACCACAGAATGTGTGCACAAACACGATTTCGTGAATGCGTTCACAACGCATGGAATGTGCATTGTGGTATGTTGATGCGTGGACAGCGGTGGCCAGGACACAATAGAACCTGTTGTGTAATAGAATGTTCCTGGACACATTACATCacaatgcccggaggaaacccatgcagactcggggagaacatacaaactccttgcagatgttgacacctggctgggattcgaaccggggacccagcgctgcaaggcgagagcgctaaccataacgccaccgtgctgcacacTGTGTGCAGTGCGTCAAAACTaacagtgtaaacaagccctagATTTCCTCTTATACAGCAATGGAGCTGATGAAGAGCCACACAAAGTAAACCTCACAGttaataaatggtacattttctcTACTGTTGGCATTCAGATTTTATTGCACCTGTGtaatattgtctttttttttttttttactctctttTAGAACAAGTGAATGAGTTAGTTGCATTAATACCATACAGTGACCAGAGACTGCAACCACAGAGAACGTAAGTTTACTCCTTGTGTTATAGAAAGCAAGGTGTACATAACTCTCTCATTCTGCCAGATGTTATGAGTGGAGACTTGGTAGAAGAAACAAAGTGCATACacagtcattaaccacttgaggactgcggttttAAACctctctaaagaccaggccattttcataaattgggccactgcagctttaagggctcgctgcagggccacacaactcagcacacaagtgattcctcccccccccccttccttttctccccaccaatagagctctctgttggtgttttttaataaaaatgcgtttttgtttttgttttctgaattttcctccccttctgcagagtagtgcaatGGAGCAGTTGACTATTTCCCTGCTCCAAAGTTGCCTAGGATCTCCTGTAATCTTGACAGACACATGATCTatcctgcatacctctggctctgaatgcatgtcacgtgatggggaggagggagggaagtaTAGAGCGTGCAGGtaccaggaagaacagaagagaaacAACGCAGAGCTGTAGCAGATAAACATTACACTGCTTTGCTACTCTGCTCTGCGGGAAGAAGATGGCATAGGAAAGGTGTAGATTCAAGTAGAGTGACTCGTGTTAATTGCCTCGCTGGGAGATTGTGTGAGCTGTTGCTGCACCCTGGCTCAAACTATTTCCACCAGAAACACTGTCCTTCTCTACTTGGAAAGgcagtgaattttttttcttttactgcatACAGTGATGCTCATTTAAAGCtctcgagggccacataaaatggcgaaGAGGGCCCCATTTGGCCCGCCACACCTGTGCTCTAGAGCATAACTGAGAGAAAATCACattcaaaataacttttatttATTGACCCAAATCACTGTTGTGTGACAGAGCTCAGCAAAAGCCTTCGCCTTGGAGAGTCCTAAGTTCTCTCTAATGCTCCAGATTCTTCTGTCTTCCACCCTAATTTCCTTCATACACAGCTCTGATCAAAAGGTAATTTGTAAACAAGCTGAGGGGAAATGAGAAAACGCAGATATGAATCTAGTTATTGTGACATACTTCATAGAGGGATCTGGGTCAGACAGCACTGGACACCACTATAAAGGTACAACTGTTTTCAAGCTAAAATTGCAGAAGTTTGCAGAGAACTTGGGCCAAAGTTCGGGTTAAGAAATGTGTACTCACCAAAAAAGAGGGAAGCCTGTAGAGCCTTCCTGTGTCCTGCTCGCTGGGACCTCCAGAACATTGGGGCCGCTTTACTCTCCTGGCCCGAGCCGCGCTGCACCCAcggatgcagatcaggtgttgtttctgacaagaatctgaccagattagctgcatgtttatttgttgagtgattcagacactacttcagtcaaagagatcagcaggactgccaggccagAGGCCACtggtaaggaaataaatatggcagcctccagtctGGCCACATTTGAAGCTGTAGTGTCCTGCTTTTAGTGCAAGCTTTCCtttatgctgtacatactgaGTGCTGTGATATGGTTTTCCATACATTATACATACACAGTAGCATGTATACATTCTTGTTAGCGGTGCATCCACTATTTCAGCTACACCATTtacatcacatgtagtgtgcaagcagTGCCACAGAGATGCACTACAAAGGCAGTTTAGTGGCACAGTATCATTTACTGTAGTGAACAAGCGGAGTGTAAACCGCATACAACAAACTAACAGGAAATCTCTCTTTGTGTTTTCAGGCTTTATGATTTGCATTTTACATTGCTGTCATGTGATGGAAGCCTATCACTTTAAACAAATCTTGGTGATATTACTGTGTCCTGTGCCTATATGACTCAAACAGTTAGAAAAGATTCCAGCATTTAGAAATGTGTAACGTGGCATCTGGCTGCTTCCTTCTTTCTCCTTTCTCTTCCTCCTAAGCCCAGTACACTCCCTATTCTGCCTGTCCTGGCTAAACAATTAGTGTGTACAGCTGTCCCATGACATCGTTTAGCCAGCACCTTGTCGTCTTTTGTTCCCTCAAACTGCTTGTTTGCTGCACATTGTCCCTCCTTCCCACATTGTCCCTTCCTCACGATAATCCGCTGTAGCTGAGTTGTACAGCACTCGTTCTCTGAAATGTTGCCCTAATGATTGACAAACGGGGCTAACATTAAAGGTtctccgaggtgacatgatgatatagacatgtatgtacagtgcctagcacacaaataactaggctgcattcctttttttctttctctgccagaaatagacaggaactgccacgtacatacctgatgtttgagtcaggactgggtcagactacagtgtaaccctcactgataagaaatcacaacaataaaacacttccctagcagaaaatggcttcttaaaGCAGGAAAtcgataaaaagggccaatagttcatagattttagctctggtatacttcaatgaatgtgtcattgagcaaaaacaataaaatagtaaaaacttaaagtagatttaaatataaaataaaactgtgcaatatctttttatttttaggaggaggatggatattgtttttcattagtttattttcatcttgggTGTCCTTTTAATTCATAATttgagcatgtgtacaaggctctaCAGACCATCTTTCACTATGTACAAGCAGTagtcttaaaggacaaatgaagtgagaagaatatggcggctgccatatttatttctttttaaacaatgccagttgcctggtagtgctgctgatctatttggctgcagcaatgtctgaatcacatgagaaacaagcaagcagctaaccttgtcagttctgacaatgtcagaaacacctgatctactgcatgcttgttcagggtctatggataaaagtattagggcccttttccactagcaatcgcaatcacaaacgtcagcgattgcgatttttcatgaaGTTTGTtatgtgattgcgatttttcatttgcattgcatcatTACTCTTAAagtcgctccagaaagcgattgcgatttacaaatcgaatccctatagtggaaaatacttctcatgatttctatgataaagtagcaacactagcaatttaaccacttgccgaccgcgcactcataccgcgcgtcggcaaagtggcagctgcaggaccagcgatgcagtattgcgtcgccagctgcaggctgattaatcaggaagcagccgctcgtgcgagcggctgctttctgtcaattcacggcggggggctctgtgaatagcctgcgggccgccgatggcggctcgcaggctaaatgtaaacacaagcggaaataatccgctttgtttacattgtatggcgctgctgcgcagcagcgccgtaaggcagatcggcgatccccggccaatcagcggccggggatcgccgccatgtgacaggggacagcctgtcactggctgcacaggacggatagcgccctgtgcagcccggaacaccaggggggccaggtaagagagggagggggggatttcgccgcggaggggggctttgaggtgccccccccccgcaacaccggcaggcaagagcgatcagacccccccagcacatcatccccatagttgggggaaaaaggggggcgatctgatcgctctggatgcaccctgatctgtgctgggggctgtagagtccacccagcacagatcacaaataacagcgctggtccttaagggggggtaaagggtgggtcctcaagtagttaaaaagcactagcgatttgcgattttgccattcagctgtgtagtgggaaaaggcccttagaggcagaggatcagcaggaaagccaggcaactagtattgcttaaaaggaaatatggcagcttcgatacccctctcgcttcagttggcctttaacagtgtgctgtactATACAGGTATATGAGTATTGGAAGCTGCTGTCCCTGATATGGCTGGCTAGTACACCTCTCTACCCATCAGTGAACAGAATCTGCTTGATTTGCTGTTGTGAAATAGACCCAAAAATATAATGTTCACCTTAAAGTAAAATGAGAGGTATATTGGGTTAGCCATATatttatatttctttttaaacaataccagttgcttggctgccaTGGCTATCATCATTctgtcatcagtagtgtctgaatcacagaccagaccaagcatgctgctaatctcttTTAGAAACGtctaaactgcatgcttgttcagggtctatggctaaaagtatcagaggcggaaaatcagcagggctgccaggcaactggtaatgtttaaaattaAATGGATGGAAAGCTTCCgtatcccactcacttcaggttccctataaGGAATGGTTCAGATGGCTTGTTTGCATGCGTTATCCAACTGCTTATTTAATAACCTACCCGCAATCTCCTCTGAGATTCAAGGGGATGCCTTGGTAAGCTGCCATCTACCATCCAATACTAAATTAAGTATCGTATGTGAACTTACTTTTTACTGTGTATTTTCTGTACATGTTGCAACAGGAAACTTTATGTGGTCCTTTCGGTACTGATGTGCCTCCTAATATGTGGCCTGGTGGTTTTCTTTCTGTTTCCTCGCACTGTTCTGGTGGAGGATGGTGGCATCAGGAAGGTACAAGTGTGGTTCGACAAGAAAAGCGACGTTGTCAACCTTGCTATGACGGTAAATAGCCTTTCTGCACTGCATTGTTTTTCCCAATTTAACTTATTAACTTAACTGGTTTTGCCCATGTGCAGCAGAACTTGGGACCACTTCTGCCAGCAGGCATGAAGAATTGTACGGCTGTGATTGTGATATCTTCCTACTTTAGCACATGATTGTGACCATAAAATCAGAGCCTTAAAAGAAACCAGagaccgcaaaaaaaaaaaaaattacatacctggggcctcctccagccccctttagtatGATTGGTCCCTCACTGTCTTTCCATGCCGCCAGGATCTTACGACAGTCGgggcgtactgcacatgtgcagcccggCCCCATTGCATTCCTGTTACCAgaagagttctgcacctgcgcacagAACTCTCCTGGCAGCGGGACCGTGCACGGCCGCACTGCGCCTGCACCGACTGGCAAAATTATTGGGCTCCTAGCGGAATATCCAGGAGGCATGTGAAGACGCTGAGGGATCAGCCTGAAgaagggttggaggaagccccaggtatgtataatttttttttttttttttttttaattcttgctgtctcaggtacactttgaatgATAGCCGAGGTAAAAAGCTGCATATACAGCTTTGTTTGTTTTGACAGGTTTTTAAAATGTGATGCTTagttcccttttaaagagaaactctgaccaagaattgaactttatcccaatcagtagctgatacccccttttacatgagaaatctattctttttcacaaacagaccatcagggggcgctgtatgactgatattgtggttaacaacccccccccccctctctccccacacacacatgaaactctaaggaccgtggtactccttgcagtttcctgtctgtgaaccttgttgcattgtgggaaatagctgtttacagctgtttccaactgccaaaaaagcaagcagcagctacatcacctgccaacagtaaaaatgtcaccatgtaataaatgtcagaatgtaaatcagggatttaaaagattttccaatggccaaacgctgactaaatcatttatacataattattgtaaaaatgaagcactttttttttttttttattattacattattttcactgtagttcctcaCGCATACTACAGAAAATGTAGCAGAGGCGATCATTCTATGATATCTTGGCCAAGAATCAAAGTTTTTACAACCTGATTATGTGCATCTCCCTGAGTTCAGGTACACATGAGCAATATTAGCTGCGGTAGAATTTGTTCATtcatggtttttgttttttttgtgttctgTGTTATCGGTTAACATGCATATGTTGATGCTTCATAACcgcaaaaaacaaaatatatgatgtattttttggactataagactcactttttctctcccaaaagtggggaaaaaagttactgcgtcttatactCCAAATGCAGGTAgttcctgccaatacaaacctccaacccgctgcaatgtcgggaactccctgtactgtgcccatgcagaggaggacacaaagcgctatagaaaaggacataggcggacacatgggggacacaggagaacacaagaggtacaagggggacactagaggtacaaagggggcataatctacAACATGCCCCTTTACCATGGATACATCAagcttagtatatattttttttacaggaaaCTCCAGGATCGGTCCATCAtgagacgacataggctcctcccaggaacaggaaacctccacttagggcctgtttccactacacgcagattggatgcagaatggatgcaagaAAACTGacaccaatgaatgcctatgggaaaatctgcatcagaaaaatcgcgtttagtggaaacaggcccataggcatacaTTTCAACTGACACCTCCAAATGCCAGTTGACGTTTCCctggtcctctaaacctaggtgggtcttatggtcaggagtctcTTCTAGTCCAAAATACGTTCATTTCACAGAAACGTCTTTCAGTGATTTATGGGGGTTTAGAAAGTTTAAGTTTCCTTTATGTATTTAGCGGTGTGAAGTAGTCTGCGGTGTCGTCGCAGGGTTGTAGCATGCTGCCCAAAGGATTCATCAAAACAAACTCTTTACTCCCGTCCCAGCATGGGTATAATTCCTTTTGCTAAAAACAGattattttttcttctttaaacTAAAACAAACTCTGGCTTTAAATAGTTGTTTTCGTGGAACTAAAGTAAGGAGATGCCAATGTTTCATTGCTGATTTCGAACTTGTGCAGGATTGTGACACAGGAAGGGGAAGTAAGAGTTTCTATCACACCAGCATTTGTttatttctttaaaggggaactgaagtaagaggtatacagaggctgccatgtttatttccttttaatcaataccagttgcctggcagccctgctggtctatttctctgcagcagtatctgaataacaccagaaacaagcatgcagctagtcttgtcagatctgactttaaagtctgaaacacctgatctgctgtatgcttgttcaggggctatggctaattgtattagaggcagaggatcagcagggctgccaggcaactggtattgcttaaaaggaaataaacatggcagcctccatatacctctctcttcagttcccctttaaagtgaacttatGTCCACTTTATTCTCTAGCTTGGGACATGcatccactaaataacctaatgacgcactgcctgtacatatactgtatacttccccacctcttgtttccactttagattgtaagctcgcaagggcagggctctcacccttttgtgtcatggaatgttattaattcaattgcttgcacactgttagaaatttatacattttagtcatcatgttaaatttgctattgtaatcagcagttctgtattttgtatctgtTCATATTTGATATaccgtatatcattgtctgtatcattatgtatcccttgtttttcttacattgtatagcgccacggaatatgttggcgctttataaataaataataagaccTCAGCTGAATACGATGAACATTGTACTCACCCCATTCCTCCATCACTGTGCTGCATAATTGTCTCCTTATCTATTCATGTGATATTGGAGACATgaataaagccttgtacacagtcGTGAAGATTTCTCTTCCTTAGATCTCCTgcagcttcattttttttttctcaaatcacTTTGTTCAgctctaaagaggaactgtagtgaaaatgacatattgcttattttttacaatattcatgtatagattatttagtcagtgtttgcccattgtaaaatcattgtacaatctttcatctccctgatttacattctgaaatttatcactagtggtaacataGTGTATAGCTGTAGTTCTGTCAGGTAATCTGTAcgtaatgttcattactgagagttgtaAGCACAGAGGGAGGTGCTGCTTGttcggcagttggaaaaagccattatttaccacaatgcaacgaggttcacagacagcaaactgtcaggaccatggtcatgacatcacactgtgggaggggtttgaccgcaatatccgccatacagaccccactgatgatctatttaagaaaaggtgAAGTGTTctcaagggaaagggggtatcggctactgattggggtgaagttcaatctttggtcacagttcctctttgaagttACCCAGCAGAATTCACATCTGAATTTGGGACAgtttgatcattttttttctggatcCTTTATCAGAACTGACTACTGCATCACTTTAATGCAGATGACCTTACTGCAATAGCTGAGACATTCCCCTGGAACAAGTGTGAAGATGACAGAACACCTGATCTCTGTACTTGTCATGTGAGCTATTCCAGAGGATCGGCATTTATAGCCAGCACACTCGCATCTTATTGGAGAGAGTTACATTGACTAATTCCATACATCTGTCATAGTAGGATTGCTTCAAAGCTCACCTTGTACTTTGTGCCTCATTAGGTTTTTCAGATAGGAAGAAATGATCATGTGCGCAGGGTTGCGTGCTGTTAGGACTGTAAAATGTTGCAATGTCATTTAGCttttt from Hyperolius riggenbachi isolate aHypRig1 chromosome 2, aHypRig1.pri, whole genome shotgun sequence encodes the following:
- the TMEM106C gene encoding transmembrane protein 106C, coding for MGSIASAYTSRVASSKQANNTNVEEDDDLLAGRDREEDIAQFPYVEFTGRDSITCPSCQGTGCIPTEQVNELVALIPYSDQRLQPQRTKLYVVLSVLMCLLICGLVVFFLFPRTVLVEDGGIRKVQVWFDKKSDVVNLAMTSTLKITNSNFYSISVDSLISQVQYMNTVIGTQQQTNVSVILPLSEKKVNFTVSLELGGILSYLYNFCTLPTVKVHNIVVFVRTSVKFSYIGHTSQSSLETYQYIDCGANSTLIDHHAL